In Aspergillus flavus chromosome 3, complete sequence, one genomic interval encodes:
- a CDS encoding DUF821 domain protein produces the protein MPATFTRGKATLNSLHRALASFPDRDRLPNVEFVLTTEDYSSGEGPIWSYSKREENTNVWLMPDFGYWSWPEVGVGPYKDARRRIAAIDDGEVTVDGQVIPGMQFQDKKKQLVWRGNVATNPQVRGKLLKAAQGRSWASILAIDWGDENDIRFNLLPIEEHCRYMFLAHTEGRSFSGRGKYLLNCRSVVISHKLVWREAHHAALISSGPEANYVEVERDFSDLDHKIEFLIDNPEAAERIANNSVKTFRDRYLTPAAESCYWRHLIRQYASSSEFEPVLYTTREDGKKEPRGIPFETWVLGS, from the coding sequence ATGCCTGCCACCTTCACTCGGGGGAAGGCGACATTGAATTCATTGCACCGCGCATTAGCCTCGTTCCCAGATCGAGATCGTCTTCCGAATGTTGAATTTGTTTTAACCACGGAAGACTATAGCAGCGGCGAAGGGCCCATTTGGTCATACTCCAAACGTGAGGAGAATACCAACGTCTGGTTGATGCCGGATTTTGGGTACTGGTCATGGCCGGAAGTTGGGGTCGGTCCGTATAAGGATGCTCGACGCCGGATTGCTGCAATTGACGACGGAGAGGTAACGGTAGATGGCCAAGTTATCCCCGGCATGCAATTccaagacaagaagaagcagcttGTTTGGCGAGGCAACGTTGCCACGAATCCCCAGGTGCGCGGCAAGCTGCTGAAGGCTGCCCAGGGGAGGAGCTGGGCCAGTATATTGGCTATTGACTGGGGTGATGAGAATGACATCCGATTCAACCTGTTACCTATAGAAGAGCACTGTAGGTATATGTTCCTGGCGCACACTGAAGGGCGCAGCTTCTCAGGACGCGGCAAGTATCTCCTCAATTGCCGTTCGGTAGTCATCTCGCACAAGCTGGTCTGGCGAGAGGCGCACCATGCTGCTCTCATCTCCTCTGGTCCCGAAGCGAATTACGTTGAAGTTGAGCGTGACTTTTCTGATCTTGATCACAAAATTGAGTTTCTCATCGACAACCCGGAGGCTGCGGAACGCATAGCAAACAATTCAGTTAAAACTTTCCGCGACCGGTATCTCACTCCAGCTGCGGAGTCTTGTTACTGGAGGCACTTGATTCGGCAGTATGCTTCGTCTTCCGAATTTGAACCTGTTTTGTACACTACGCGAGAGGATGGGAAAAAGGAGCCTCGTGGCATCCCTTTTGAAACATGGGTCCTTGGTTCTTAG
- a CDS encoding putative endo-arabinase, whose translation MWSSQLLPWATGLGLISTVLASPFCVQEVGAVLAIDSDFPDPSFVQAADGTWYAFGTNGNGKRVQVASSVDFKSWTLLDKEALPTLASWETEIDHWAPDVIRRNDGRYVMYYSGEAKEMVRHHCVGVAVSEGTDPTGPYVPNETPLSCRLDQGGSIDPAGFLDKDGSRYVVFKVDGNSIGNGGDCNNGIPPLKSTPILMQKVADDGFTPVGDAIQILDRDDSDGPLVEAPNLILHGDTYFLFYSTHCYTDPKYDVRYATSKSITGPYVKNGEKLLKSGDYGLTSPGGGTVCGCGDRMLFHGFCRNNTRCTYAADISISDQQVTLL comes from the exons ATGTGGTCGTCCCAGCTTCTCCCTTGGGCTACAGGCCTTGGTTTGATATCGACTGTGCTGGCTTCACCTTTCTGTGTGCAGGAAGTAGGTGCCGTTTTGGCTATCGATTCTGACTTCCCGGACCCAAGCTTTGTGCAAGCAGCGGACGGCACTTGGTATGCCTTTGGCACCAATGGAAACGGCAAGCGTGTCCAGGTAGCTTCTTCTGTGGACTTCAAGTCATGGACTCTTCTTGACAAGGAGGCTTTACCTACACTTGCCAGTTGGGAGACTGAGATAGATCACTGGGCACCCGATGTGATAAGACGG AACGATGGCCGATACGTCATGTACTACTCGGGTGAAGCCAAGGAGATGGTGAGGCACCATTGCGTTGGTGTCGCCGTCTCTGAAGGCACAGATCCTACTGGACCCTATGTACCTAACGAGACACCTCTGTCTTGCCGTCTGGACCAAGGTGGCTCAATTGATCCGGCGGGCTTCCTGGACAAGGATGGCAGCCGCTATGTGGTATTCAAAGTTGATGGGAACAGCATTGGAAATGGTGGCGACTGCAACAATGGCATCCCTCCTCTTAAATCGACTCCTATTCTTATGCAGAAAGTTGCGGATGATGGCTTCACTCCGGTTGGTGATGCTATCCAGATTCTTGACCGTGATGACAGTGATGGGCCGCTAGTCGAGGCCCCCAACCTGATTCTACACGGGGATACATACTTTCTCTTCTACTCCACGCATTGCTACACCGACCCCAAGTACGACGTTCGTTATGCGACCTCAAAGTCTATCACCGGGCCCTATGTCAAGAATGGTGAGAAATTACTCAAATCTGGTGATTATGGTCTTACTTCTCCTGGGGGTGGTACTGTCTGTGGTTGCGGAGATCGGATGTTGTTCCATGGCTTCTGTCGAAACAACACACGGTGTACATATGCTGCCGATATCTCCATATCAGACCAGCAGGTGACTCTCCTATGA
- a CDS encoding BCS1 N terminal-domain-containing protein — translation MNSTTPPLLSPSDTALLEAFIPGYSFISRFLISYLQIDLSLYLPYILTYIAIAAVLKYSFSKLKGVLETHCIATAEIRLDDEISNYLLYWMAQQPFANRSTRFVAATRISTQSYYYDSEDEDEWGEEDEYDEDGNVINNFDEYWARTRNRDKFKRLRFTPAEGTHYFFFRGQLLAFVRAKGDKKSSSSSRWGARFETEKLYLSCFGRDPAILKELLAEAQRVYVARDGNSTIIYRAQRSPGDYVDWSRCMARSPRPLSTVILDQAQKDAFLDDIKEYLHPRTRRWYSNRGIPYRRGYLLHGPPGTGKTSLCFAVAGLMGLPLYLLNLSSKSFNEDDLMSLFQELPRRCIVLLEDVDCAGITQKRVSDGGEDSTAKPAEGKEGDSPEDADADSSKQGISLSGLLNVIDGVAASEGRILVMTTNHPEKLDPALLRPGRVDMSIQFGYAEPGDIKELFSAIYSTLEGDVRSSRTKRPRGKKDQVTSEVPWHQFSREQIQNLADQFLALVPGGQCTAAEIQGYLLNYKRDPEAAIEGVEEWVRSIRSKREGQTEATVKAD, via the coding sequence ATGAATTCAACCACTCCCCCTCTTCTATCTCCCTCCGACACCGCCCTCCTCGAAGCCTTCATCCCAGGCTACTCCTTCATCTCGAGATTCCTCATCTCTTACCTCCAGATAGACCTCTCTCTCTACCTCCCCTATATACTCACCTACATCGCCATCGCCGCAGTGCTCAAATACTCCTTTTCTAAGCTCAAGGGTGTCCTAGAAACCCACTGTATCGCAACAGCTGAAATCCGTCTCGACGACGAGATCTCCAACTACCTCCTGTACTGGATGGCGCAGCAGCCCTTCGCAAACCGGAGTACGCGGTTTGTCGCCGCAACACGGATTTCCACTCAATCGTACTATTACGACtccgaggacgaggacgaatggggcgaggaagatgagTACGACGAGGACGGCAACGTGATCAACAATTTCGACGAGTACTGGGCGAGGACGCGCAATCGCGATAAGTTCAAGCGTCTGAGGTTCACCCCCGCGGAGGGGACGCactatttcttcttccgcggTCAGTTACTGGCCTTTGTCCGGGCGAAGGGTGACAAgaagtcttcttcctcatctcgGTGGGGCGCGCGCTTCGAGACCGAGAAGTTGTATCTGTCGTGTTTTGGACGGGACCCTGCCATCCTGAAGGAGTTACTGGCTGAGGCGCAGCGGGTGTATGTCGCGCGTGACGGGAACAGCACCATTATTTATCGTGCGCAGAGGAGTCCCGGTGATTATGTCGATTGGTCCCGCTGTATGGCGCGCTCCCCGCGCCCTCTGTCGACGGTTATCTTGGACCAGGCGCAGAAGGATGCctttcttgatgatattAAGGAATATCTTCATCCCCGCACGAGGAGGTGGTATTCGAATCGTGGTATCCCCTATAGACGGGGTTATCTCCTTCATGGACCACCTGGCACGGGAAAAACGAGCTTGTGCTTTGCGGTGGCTGGTCTGATGGGGCTTCCTTTGTATCTTCTCAATCTGAGCTCGAAGTCCttcaatgaagatgatctcATGTCTTTGTTCCAGGAGCTTCCCCGTCGGTGCATCGTCTTGCTTGAGGACGTTGATTGCGCCGGTATCACGCAGAAACGAGTCAGCGACGGCGGTGAGGACTCGACGGCGAAGCCAGCTGAGGGTAAGGAAGGTGATTCCCCCGAGGACGCTGATGCCGATTCCTCGAAGCAGGGCATCTCGCTCTCCGGTCTGCTGAATGTGATCGATGGTGTAGCCGCCAGCGAAGGTCGTATCCTGGTCATGACGACGAACCACCCCGAGAAGCTCGACCCGGCTCTGCTGCGGCCTGGTCGGGTCGACATGTCGATTCAGTTTGGGTACGCCGAGCCTGGTGATATCAAGGAGCTTTTCTCGGCCATTTATTCCACGCTCGAGGGTGATGTACGCTCGTCAAGGACGAAGAGACCCCGGGGGAAGAAGGATCAGGTGACGTCGGAGGTCCCATGGCATCAGTTCTCGCGGGAGCAAATCCAGAACTTGGCAGATCAGTTCCTTGCGCTAGTGCCAGGTGGGCAATGCACTGCTGCTGAGATCCAGGGGTATCTTCTGAACTACAAGAGGGATCCCGAAGCCGCGATCGAAGGGGTTGAGGAATGGGTGCGAAGCATTCGATCGAAACGGGAGGGGCAAACAGAGGCAACTGTGAAGGCAGACTAG
- a CDS encoding type I phosphodiesterase/nucleotide pyrophosphatase (type I phosphodiesterase / nucleotide pyrophosphatase family protein), translated as MPTRRDIPSRSLLSPSDYDDDAESLRSPSEQDSDSEDDEFLRRSRTTLELAEHDRTVLNDEEETEKLLIRGGPTHGLRRIFSPNSPSVKIGKRERRRRRREERRDARRGQHEKMTDSGELMFEMEEGHRDDESSLLSRSSSDLDRQLKEYGGDERPQRVSWLKLALVFAAIFVLFLIFLLGAYKASTPFRTTKAPQTLLSNGTALFAPTTILISLDGFRADFLNRGLTPTLTKFIAEGVSPQYMLPSFPSVTFPNHFTLVTGLYPESHGIVGNTFWDPELQEEFYYTHPSVSMRPKWWNAEPLWMAAENQGVKTAIHMWPGSEAHIGGVDPTILDKYNGSEALPRKANRILELLDMSGLEEEAGIVSERPQFIAAYVPNVDADGHKYGPNSTEIRSTISEVDDMLGSLFAGLQDRNLTDIVNIVIVSDHGMATTATERLVQLDDFVDLSLVDRIDGWPLRGLRPKRPEDLETLQKQLESIAVNYSHAVEVYTREAMPERYHFTNNDRIAPLWVIPKTGWAVVERPDFDAQSALEKGEVYHPKGVHGYDHEHPLMRAIFIARGPAFPHQPNSRVEVFQNINVYNIICDTLGLDPRPNNGTLRLPLKPVGLHSDEDTPALENPSDPPVSSTAISASLSMTSTVLASTSPTATSTTAPEAPPEAESDDEADSENDQPSTWWGTLWDKIEDLKDWAGDLIETVKDNFP; from the exons ATGCCTACCCGACGTGATATTCCTAGTCGTTCACTCCTTTCCCCCAGCGAttacgatgatgatgccgagTCCCTGCGATCGCCGTCAGAGCAGGACTCTGACTCCGAAGATGACGAGTTTCTCCGTAGATCTCGCACAACCCTGGAATTAGCAGAGCATGATCGTACCGTGCTgaatgacgaggaggaaaCGGAGAAGTTGTTGATCAGGGGAGGCCCAACGCACGGTCTGCGGCGAATCTTCAGCCCCAACAGTCCAAGTGTAAAGATCGGAAAGCGAGAACGCCGACGAAGACGgcgagaggaaagaagagatgcGCGCAGAGGACAGCATGAGAAAATGACTGATTCGGGAGAGCTGATGTTCGAGATGGAAGAGGGTCATCGGGACGACGAGAGCTCCCTCCTGAGCCGATCGTCGTCCGATCTAGATCGACAACTCAAGGAAtatggtggtgatgag CGGCCTCAGCGCGTCTCGTGGCTCAAGCTTGCCTTGGTCTTCGCGGCgatctttgttcttttccttatATTTCTGCTAGGAGCATACAAAGCATCAACGCCCTTCAGGACGACCAAAGCCCCTCAAACACTACTGTCGAACGGCACTGCTCTTTTCGCACCCACCACAATTCTGATCTCTCTTGATGGGTTCCGAGCGGACTTCCTCAACCGTGGGTTAACACCAACCCTTACCAAGTTTATTGCCGAGGGCGTGTCGCCACAGTACATGCTCCCTAGCTTTCCAAGTGTCACCTTTCCTAACCATTTTACCCTCGTTACCGGATTATACCCCGAGAGTCACGGAATTGTGGGGAACACGTTTTGGGACCCAGAGTTACAGGAGGAGTTCTACTACACCCACCCATCAGTTAGTATGCGGCCTAAGTGGTGGAATGCTGAACCGTTATGGATGGCTGCCGAGAACCAGGGGGTCAAGACTGCCATTCATATGTGGCCTGGCTCCGAAGCGCACATTGGCGGCGTTGACCCGACAATCCTAGATAAGTACAATGGCTCGGAAGCGCTCCCTCGCAAAGCCAATCGCATTTTGGAATTACTCGACATGTCTGGcctcgaggaagaggctggaATAGTTTCGGAACGACCTCAGTTCATCGCTGCCTATGTTCCTAATGTTGACGCTGATGGCCACAAGTATGGGCCCAACAGCACAGAGATTCGGAGCACCATCTCGGAAGTGGACGATATGTTGGGTAGCCTCTTCGCTGGCCTGCAAGACCGGAACTTGACCGACATTGTGAACATAGTAATTGTCTCCGACCATGGAATGGCCACCACGGCAACCGAACGATTGGTACAGTTGGATGATTTTGTCGATCTCAGCCTGGTGGATCGCATTGATGGATGGCCGCTGCGTGGGCTGCGCCCCAAACGACCAGAAGATCTTGAGACGCTTCAGAAGCAACTGGAGAGCATAGCCGTGAATTACTCGCATGCAGTTGAGGTTTACACCCGTGAGGCGATGCCCGAGCGCTACCATTTTACGAACAACGATCGCATCGCCCCTCTCTGGGTGATTCCGAAGACTGGCTGGGCGGTGGTCGAACGACCTGACTTCGACGCCCAGAGCGCTTTGGAGAAAGGCGAGGTATATCACCCGAAAGGCGTCCACGGGTATGATCACGAACATCCCCTGATGCGGGCGATCTTCATTGCCAGGGGCCCGGCATTCCCGCACCAACCCAATAGCCGGGTGGAAGTATTCC AAAATATCAACGTATATAATATCATCTGTGATACTCTCGGCCTTGACCCGCGCCCGAACAATGGAACACTGCGCCTGCCTTTAAAACCCGTGGGCCTGCATTCGGACGAGGATACCCCGGCGCTTGAGAACCCTTCGGACCCTCCAGTTAGCAGCACGGCTATCTCTGCATCGCTTAGCATGACTTCGACTGTACTGGCCTCCACAAGCCCAACAGCTACCTCTACAACTGCCCCCGAGGCCCCACCAGAGGCAGAGTCAGACGATGAGGCGGACAGCGAAAACGACCAGCCCTCTACCTGGTGGGGGACTCTTTGGGATAAAATCGAGGATCTGAAGGATTGGGCCGGGGACCTAATTGAGACCGTGAAGGACAATTTCCCTTAA
- a CDS encoding uncharacterized protein (expressed protein), whose amino-acid sequence MKPELHRHVIRYASCLFWVVSLAVRQFRCPLRCLGSMANIIGYCASPDAAPIDTKSLCCMVIPVAGAHTIERQDDSFILFDGTGLVALGLL is encoded by the coding sequence ATGAAGCCGGAATTACACCGTCACGTGATAAGATATGCTTCATGCTTGTTCTGGGTAGTCTCTCTTGCTGTACGTCAATTCCGATGCCCTCTCCGGTGCTTAGGCAGTATGGCGAACATAATAGGATATTGTGCTTCTCCGGATGCAGCACCCATTGATACAAAGTCACTTTGCTGTATGGTCATACCGGTTGCAGGCGCTCACACCATCGAAAGACAAGATGATAGTTTCATTCTCTTCGATGGTACCGGATTAGTTGCCCTGGGACTACTATAA
- a CDS encoding putative lysine-rich arabinogalactan protein 18 precursor, with amino-acid sequence MHISNHVVTALAIAAGTASAWDKNGEHTVTITSCEEAATAAPVVPPSAPAVQPSAPAVQPSAPAVQPGTPAQSNIPSAPEAPAETGAPAGTGAPTAPAAPAETGAPSAPAGTGAPAVQPSAPAESGAPAAPAESGAPAASGAPEAPAGTGAPAAQPSASGVQPGGPAESAAPAESAAPAAPAESSGPAAQPTAPAETHVPAIQPTAGGSSIPGIPAQSSVPLIKPTVPAAQSSVPAIQPTVPGANTTAPAVTPKPSASSGFPKFANSTIPKTSTSSSSHTTGGGNFVGGGGSPAKPTSTGFAPTSPGSKLIIPGLTAVAGIAIGLMFMA; translated from the coding sequence ATGCATATCTCGAATCACGTCGTCACTGCTTTGGCCATCGCCGCCGGTACTGCCAGTGCCTGGGATAAGAATGGCGAGCACACAGTAACGATCACCTCTTGCGAGGAAGCTGCCACCGCTGCACCAGTTGTCCCACCCAGTGCTCCTGCTGTCCAGCCAAGTGCACCTGCTGTTCAACCTAGCGCTCCGGCTGTTCAGCCTGGCACTCCCGCGCAGTCCAACATTCCCAGTGCTCCTGAGGCTCCCGCTGAGACTGGTGCTCCTGCTGGAACTGGCGCCCCTACCGCCcctgctgctcctgctgAAACTGGTGCTCCTAGTGCTCCCGCAGGAACCGGTGCCCCTGCAGTTCAACCCAGTGCTCCCGCCGAGTCTGGCGCACCTGCGGCCCCAGCTGAGTCCGGTGCCCCTGCAGCATCTGGTGCTCCCGAGGCCCCTGCCGGAACTGGCGCTCCTGCAGCTCAACCTAGTGCTTCTGGTGTTCAGCCTGGAGGACCGGCTGAGTCCGCTGCCCCCGCTGAGTCCGCTGCTCCAGCGGCACCTGCTGAGTCTAGTGGCCCTGCCGCTCAACCTACTGCCCCTGCTGAGACCCATGTCCCTGCTATTCAGCCTACCGCTGGTGGCTCCAGTATTCCTGGTATCCCTGCTCAGTCCAGTGTCCCTCTCATCAAGCCTACCGTCCCTGCCGCTCAGTCCAGCGTCCCCGCTATCCAGCCAACTGTCCCAGGTGCTAACACTACCGCTCCTGCCGTGACCCCGAAGCCCTCCGCAAGCTCAGGCTTCCCTAAGTTCGCCAACTCGACTATCCCGAAGAcctctacttcttcttctagcCACACTACCGGTGGTGGCAACTTTGTTGGCGGCGGTGGCTCTCCTGCCAAGCCAACCTCCACTGGCTTCGCCCCTACCAGCCCCGGTTCCAAGCTCATCATTCCTGGTCTCACGGCTGTCGCCGGCATTGCTATTGGACTGATGTTCATGGCATAA
- a CDS encoding putative cytidine deaminase yields the protein MSTLTPQERVLLETATKTITSIKPSDTHSVASAILASDGRVFSAVNVHHFTGGPCAELVALGSAAAAGAENLTYIVAVEDTRRILSPCGRCRQVLWDLCPGIRVIVLGEEGPRVVGIGELLPFAYSWGGEE from the coding sequence atgTCCACCCTAACCCCCCAAGAAAGGGTGCTCCTCGAAACCGCCACAAAAACAATAACCAGCATCAAACCCTCCGACACGCACAGCGTCGCTAGCGCTATCCTCGCCTCCGACGGCCGGGTCTTCTCCGCCGTAAATGTCCACCACTTTACCGGCGGCCCTTGTGCCGAACTCGTCGCTCTGGGGAGTGCTGCTGCGGCTGGGGCGGAGAATCTCACGTATATTGTGGCTGTCGAGGATACACGGCGTATTTTGAGTCCCTGTGGAAGGTGTCGGCAGGTTTTGTGGGATTTGTGCCCTGGGATTCGGGTTATTGTTTTAGGGGAGGAGGGGCCTAGGGTTGTTGGTATTGGGGAGTTGTTGCCTTTTGCTTATTCTTGGGGTGGTGAGGAGTAg
- a CDS encoding putative acyl-CoA desaturase — MATSSFTDHQPWYQRIQWFNFSMLVLIPLWAFIQSLWVPLTLKTLVLSVVYYLFSLGSITAGYHRLWAHRSYTASTPLKWLLAAFGAGSLQGSIRFWVREHRLHHRYTDTDLDPYSVNKGLLHAHILWVLLRQPRNERKQRARINLSDIDHDPVVVWQHKYYFLAAFGMGWLLPCLVAGLGWNDWTGGFLYAGVLRAFFVNQATFCVNSLAHYLGHQPYDDRHTPRDHLLTALITLGEGFHNFHHEFPSDYRNGIEWHQVDVTKWFIWVCSFVGLAGDLKRFRHNEIAKARLQQRFKRLNEEKRRLDWGTPLEELPVIDWTEYQRRVGMGQVLVVVEGVVHDLGAFLAEHPGGEATVKGMLGKDATALFNGGVYDHSRAARNLLATMRVAVLRGGGEVECWK, encoded by the exons ATGGCAACAAGCAGCTTCACAGACCACCAACCGTGGTATCAACGCATCCAATGGTTTAATTTTTCCATGTTGGTTCTCATCCCTCTTTGGGCTTTTATCCAGTCACTTTGGGTGCCTTTGACCTTGAAAACCCTGGTCCTGTCAGTCGTATACTACTTGTTTTCGCTGGGCTCTATAACAGCCG GATACCACCGCCTATGGGCCCACAGATCCTACACAGCATCAACGCCCCTCAAATGGCTTCTCGCCGCGTTCGGCGCCGGAAGTCTCCAGGGCTCAATCCGGTTCTGGGTGCGCGAGCAtcgcctccaccaccgatACACAGACACCGACCTTGACCCATACAGCGTGAACAAGGGTCTCCTCCACGCACATATCCTATGGGTTCTCCTCCGTCAGCCTcggaatgaaagaaaacagcGAGCCCGCATCAACCTCTCCGATATCGACCACGACCCTGTCGTAGTCTGGCAGCATAAGTATTACTTCTTAGCTGCCTTCGGCATGGGCTGGCTGCTCCCCTGTCTGGTAGCCGGACTGGGGTGGAACGATTGGACGGGTGGGTTTCTTTACGCGGGCGTTCTCCGAGCGTTCTTTGTCAATCAGGCAACCTTCTGTGTGAACTCTCTTGCGCATTATCTAGGCCATCAGCCGTATGATGATCGGCATACGCCGCGCGATCATCTGCTCACGGCGCTTATTACCCTCGGCGAGGGGTTTCATAACTTTCATCATGAGTTTCCCTCGGACTATCGGAATGGCATTGAGTGGCACCAGGTCGATGTGACGAAGTGGTTTATCTGGGTGTGTAGCTTTGTCGGGCTGGCGGGTGACTTGAAGAGGTTTCGGCATAATGAGATCGCCAAGGCGCGCCTGCAGCAAAGGTTTAAGCGGCTTAATGAGGAAAAACGACGACTAGACTGGGGCACGCCCCTGGAGGAGCTTCCTGTTATTGATTGGACGGAGTATCAGCGGAGGGTGGGGATGGGACAAGTGCTTGTCGTTGTTGAAGGCGTCGTGCATGATCTTGGGGCATTCCTAGCTGAGCATCCCGGGGGTGAGGCTACTGTTAAGGGTATGTTGGGGAAGGATGCTACGGCGCTGTTCAATGGCGGCGTCTATGACCATTCTCGTGCGGCTAGGAACCTTCTGGCTACTATGCGGGTTGCGGTATTGAGGGGAGGTGGGGAGGTGGAGTGTTGGAAGTAG